The proteins below are encoded in one region of Macaca nemestrina isolate mMacNem1 chromosome 10, mMacNem.hap1, whole genome shotgun sequence:
- the NOPCHAP1 gene encoding NOP protein chaperone 1 isoform X1 encodes MEVHGKPQGSASCLSPTRDSSRVPVSKELLTAGSDGRGGIWDRLLINSQNKSRKTSSLQTVRIERSPLLDQVQTFLPQMARANEKLRKEMAAAPPGRFNIENIDGPHGKVIQMDVALFEMNQSDSKEADSSEESSQDSSENSSESEDEDDSITSEVTIDNIKLPNSEGGKGKIEVLDSPASKKKK; translated from the exons ATGGAGGTCCATGGCAAGCCCCAGGGTAGCGCGAGTTGCTTGTCGCCCACCCGGGACTCCTCTAGAGTCCCAGTGTCCAAGGAGCTGCTGACGGCGGGAAGCGACGGCCGCGGAG GTATATGGGACAGGTTACTCATCAACTCCCAAAATAAGTCCAGGAAGACCTCCTCTCTTCAAACAGTTCGGATAGAGAGGAGTCCCT TATTGGACCAGGTGCAGACCTTTCTCCCGCAGATGGCACGGGCAAATGAAAAGCTAAGAAAAGAAATGGCAGCTGCGCCACCTGGTCGTTTCAATATTGAAAACATTGATGGGCCTCATGGTAAAGTTATACAAATG GATGTGGCTTTGTTTGAGATGAATCAGTCGGATTCAAAAGAAGCGGACAGTTCAGAAGAGAGTTCACAAGACAGTTCAGAGAACAGTTCAGAATCAGAGGACGAAGATGACAGCATCACATCTGAAGTCACCATAGATAACATTAAGCTTCCCAATTCTGAAGGTGGAAAAGGCAAGATTGAAGTTTTGGACAGTCCagcaagtaaaaaaaagaaatag
- the NOPCHAP1 gene encoding NOP protein chaperone 1 isoform X2, whose translation MIYHTGIWDRLLINSQNKSRKTSSLQTVRIERSPLLDQVQTFLPQMARANEKLRKEMAAAPPGRFNIENIDGPHGKVIQMDVALFEMNQSDSKEADSSEESSQDSSENSSESEDEDDSITSEVTIDNIKLPNSEGGKGKIEVLDSPASKKKK comes from the exons ATGATTTATCATACAG GTATATGGGACAGGTTACTCATCAACTCCCAAAATAAGTCCAGGAAGACCTCCTCTCTTCAAACAGTTCGGATAGAGAGGAGTCCCT TATTGGACCAGGTGCAGACCTTTCTCCCGCAGATGGCACGGGCAAATGAAAAGCTAAGAAAAGAAATGGCAGCTGCGCCACCTGGTCGTTTCAATATTGAAAACATTGATGGGCCTCATGGTAAAGTTATACAAATG GATGTGGCTTTGTTTGAGATGAATCAGTCGGATTCAAAAGAAGCGGACAGTTCAGAAGAGAGTTCACAAGACAGTTCAGAGAACAGTTCAGAATCAGAGGACGAAGATGACAGCATCACATCTGAAGTCACCATAGATAACATTAAGCTTCCCAATTCTGAAGGTGGAAAAGGCAAGATTGAAGTTTTGGACAGTCCagcaagtaaaaaaaagaaatag